In the Helianthus annuus cultivar XRQ/B chromosome 11, HanXRQr2.0-SUNRISE, whole genome shotgun sequence genome, one interval contains:
- the LOC118484026 gene encoding uncharacterized protein LOC118484026, giving the protein MGDPGCFTLPCLIDSMSVSHALADLGATINLMPYKVFAKLDLGEPSPTRMSIRLADRSIKYPRGFIENMLVKIDKFVFPVDFVILNMDEDSKVPLILGRPFLNTARTIVDVAAGQITLRVNDEHVTFDIKGAMQHPQSHDDMLCYVDIVDTCVSSHFKGTIEEIDMYTPLLCENQDDISQEQLVCQINDDGSQGPDQFVEIDREVEEKSKPSVEDPPSLELKELPPHLEYAFLDEECHLPVIISASLAKEEKRQLLEVLTLHKKSMAWKIMDIKGINPSFCTHKILMEDDYKTSAQHHFNLQDVMKMK; this is encoded by the coding sequence ATGGGAGATCCGGGCTGTTTTACTCTTCCCTGTCTCATTGACAGCATGTCTGTCAGTCACGCATTAGCCGATTTAGGAGCTACCATAAACCTTATGCCTTATAAGGTTTTTGCTAAATTAGATCTAGGTGAACCATCACCCACTAGAATGAGCATTCGACTTGCAGATCGTTCGATCAAGTATCCGCGTGGATTCATTGAAAACATGCTTGTTAAAATCGATAAATTCGTTTTTCCCGTGGATTTTGTTATTCTCaacatggacgaagattcaaaAGTACCATTAATACTTGGACGCCCGTTCCTCAATACTGcaaggacgattgttgatgtggcagctggccaaatcacgctccgagtaaaTGACGAGCACGTGACTTTTGATATTAAAGGAGCAATGCAGCAtccgcaaagtcacgatgacatgctttgctatgtcgacattgtcgatACTTGTGTAAGCTCTCATTTCAAAGGCACGATAGAAGAAATTGATATGTACACACCTCTTTTGTGTGAGAACCAAGACGACATTTCACAGGAGCAGCTAGTCTGCCAAATCAATGATGATGGTTCTCAAGGTCCAGATCAATTTGTGGAGATTGACCGTGaagttgaagaaaagtccaaACCATCGGTTGAAGACCCACCGTCGTTGGAGTTAAAAGAACTCCCACCGCATCTCGAATATGCATTTCTAGACGAGGAATGTCACTTGCCAGTCATCATTTCAGCATCTTTAGCAAAAGAAGAAAAGAGACAACTCCTCGAAGTTCTAACGCTTCACAAGAAATCTATGGCGTGGAAGATTATGGATATCAAAGGCATTAacccttctttttgtactcataAAATTCTCATGGAAGACGATTATAAGACTAGTGCACAACATCATTTTAATTTGCAAGACGTTATGAAGATGAAGTAA